The following are encoded in a window of Capricornis sumatraensis isolate serow.1 chromosome 7, serow.2, whole genome shotgun sequence genomic DNA:
- the LOC138082095 gene encoding S-phase kinase-associated protein 1 has product MPSIKLQSSDGEIFEVDVEIAKQSVTIKTMLEDLGMDDEGDDDPVPLPNVNAAILKKVIQWCTHHKDDPPPPEDDENKEKRTDDIPVWDQEFLKVDQGTLFELILAANYLDIKGLLDVTCKTVANMIKGKTPEEIRKTFNIKNDFTEEEEAQVRKENQWCEEK; this is encoded by the coding sequence ATGCCTTCAATTAAGTTGCAGAGTTCTGATGGAGAGATATTTGAAGTTGACGTTGAAATTGCAAAACAGTCTGTGACCATCAAGACTATGTTGGAAGATTTGGGAATGGATGATGAAGGAGATGATGATCCAGTCCCCTTGCCAAATGTTAATGCAGCAATATTAAAAAAGGTCATTCAGTGGTGCACCCACCACAAGGATGATCCTCCTCCTCCTGAGGATGATGAGAACAAAGAAAAACGAACAGATGATATACCTGTTTGGGATCAAGAATTCCTGAAAGTTGACCAAGGGACACTCTTTGAGCTTATATTGGCAGCAAACTACTTAGACATCAAAGGTTTGCTTGACGTTACCTGCAAGACTGTTGCTAATATGATCAAGGGCAAAACTCCTGAGGAGATTCGAAAGACATTCAATATCAAAAATGATTTTACTGAAGAAGAGGAAGCCCAGGTACGCAAAGAGAACCAGTGGTGTGAGGAGAAGTGA